CACCGCCAAAAGGCCAAAAATCACCGCCAGCGCCGCAATGCCGCCGCCCAAAAGGCACACCGGCACCGTGACCACCGAGCGGGCCATCAAGCCGGTCAGCTTTTCAAATTTTTCCGTGCGCCCGGTAAAGCCCAGCAGCTGGCCAACGCCCTGGGCCAGCATGCCGAAATACCCCACCTGCTCCTCGCTGCCCACCGTCACCTTGCTGGCCCCGGTGGCCGCGGCGTAGTATCTGCTCCAGCCCAAAAACAGCGCCAGCACCGGCCCGGCCAGCGCCGCGCCCAGGCCCAGCGTTTTCGCCAGCCGTTTCAGCCCCGGCCACCCATCGGCAAACAGCCAGTCGGCGCAGGCAAGCCCCGCCACGATCAGGGCGTACGCAAGGCCCATATCCTTGATCAGGGTCAAAAAGCCCAGGGTGACGGCCAGCAAAACGCCTCCGGCGGCGCGCCGGTGCAGCGAAAGGTACAGGCACATGCTGCCGCCGAACACAAAGGCCAGCGGCAGATCGCCCATCACGTTGCAGTAAATGTTCGACACGCCCCCCAGCCCCGGGGCCGAGAAAAACCAGGGCAGCAAAAAGCAGCCCGCCAGCAGCACCGCCGCCGTGGGCCAGCGCTTTTTATCCAGGGGCGCCGCCACCGCGCTCATGCAGGCGGCAAACAGGGTGTCGTAGGCAAAAAAAGCGCTCCACTCGGAAAAGCCCTTGCCGAAAAACTGGAAAAAGTAAACCAGCAGCATCATGCCGGGGTTGTAGCTGCCCGCCTGTACGTTGCCGGGGGCCGCCGCATGCAGGGCGTTCCCCAGCTTCGTGGCCTTGCAGGCAGTACCCCAAAAGGTAAATTCGTCCCAGGCGATGAACATGGGCTTGGTGGCGGCAAACAGCACAAAAAACACCGCGCCCGCCGCCGCAAAAAACACAAACCCCGGCGCCGCCAGCCGCCGGGCGGCCCGCAAAAGCCCACCGCCTGCCGCCAGCCATACCGCGCAGCCCGCTGCCGCAAGGTAAACCAGCCAGCCGCCCAGCCGCAAAAAGCCCGCGAACCCCCACAAACAAAGCCACACCGCCACGCCCGCCAGCACCGGCAGGGGCAGCAGCGCGGCGTTCAGCCGAAACCGGTCGGCCAAAAAAGCGCAGAACACCCACACCGCCGCAAGCGCCAGAATACCGCTCAGATATGCCATGCGCGGGGCCTCCTTTCGCAGAACGTCAGGTTCCTGTGCGGCCCGTCACCGGATGGTGAACACCGGGCCGATAAAATAGTGCTGGAACAGCAGCACCGCGCCCACGGCGCCAAAGGCCGTGGCCGTGCCAAGGGCCACGGTCCGCGCCTTGGTGCGCCCCAGCGCAAGGCGCGGCTCCAGCACGTGGCTCAGCAGCGCCGCCAGCAGCACGAACAGCATCAGGAAGGCGGGCAGAAAATACCGCGCCTGCATGCCGATGATGCGGATCATCCCCACCGGGGTGCTGGTGATATACATGGCCGTGGCCGCCCCCGCGATGTACACCACCGAAAGCGCGCCCAGCCCCAAGGCGGGCTTCCATTTCAGGCTGCTCTTCTCGTGCACCGAAAGGGCCGCCGCGAACAGCAGCACCACCGGGCTCGCCCAGTTCAAAAATGCGATGGGCAGGTCCAGCGCGCCGAACACGCCCATCTGGCCCAAAAAGAAGTCGTTCTCATAAAAGCTGCCCAGCAGCACCGCCGTGTACCGCAGGGGGTTGTGCAGAACGCCCGCCAGCTGCTGCACCTCGTTCGCCCCGGCGATCTGCCGCCCCACATAGGCAAAATTTGTGCGGAACACCGTGCCGTACCAGTCAAAAAAAGCGCCCAGGGCAAGCCCGCCCGCAAGGCAGGCCGCCGCCAGCTGCCACTTTTTCCACCGCGTCTTCCAGGCTTTTTTCGGCAGCACCAGGGGCAGCGCCAGCCACAAAAGGCTGATATAGGGCTTGGCGATGTTCATCATCACAAAGGCGAACAAAAACCACCCGATGTCCCGCCCGGTGATCTCATCCTTGCAGTAAAAGCTCGCCACCAGGTAATAAAAGCCCAGCAGGGTGGCGTCATAGCTCACCGACGCCGCCATATAAAGGCTCAGCGGCAGCAGCATGAACGCCAGAAAAACCGGCTGGTAGCGCCTGCAGTTTTTCAGCGCCAGCCAGCACAGCGCCGCATAGGCCGCAAGGTTTGCCAGCCGCGCGGCATACATACAGCCCAGCGCCCCAAGCCCCGCCGTGCGGGCAAGCAGAATGCCCAGCGCCTGGGGCAGCATGGAAACCGTCATAAAAAAGTACGGCTCGCTCAATTCGCCCTTCGGGTCGCCGCCGTCAAAGTAGGCGGCAAAGCCGTCGGCAATGCTTTCCACCCGGCCCTCTTCGCCCCGCTGCTTCAGGCCGTAGCCCGCGGTGGTGTAGCTCACTGGGTCGCCGCCGTCGGTTTTCGTCATGCCCTGGCTGGTATGGGCCGAAACCCACGCCCCCGGGAAGCTCTCCACCAATTTTGCCACGTCCGCCGGGTAAAGCCGGCTCCCGTCAAAGGTGAAGCGCCCCTGGCTGAGCGAATAGCTGCGCAGAAAATGGGCAGTCTCGTCCGGCGTTTGCAGGGGCGGGTTTGCAAAGCAGAACAGCGCCCCGCACAGCGCCACGGCCAGCACGGCCTTGGCCTCAAAGCGTTTGCACACAAAATGCCCCAGGGCCGCCGCGCCCACCGCAAGGCATGCAAGCCCCGCGGCCCCCAAATAGAGCGGCAGCGCCGGCACGCCCCGGGCGTCCAGATAATAAAACACGCGCCAGAAATACACCAGCGCCCCGGCCGCCGCCGCAGCGGCAAGCAGGGCCAGCGCCCACCACGCCGCGCGCGGCACGGGCTTTTTCTTTTTTTGAACGGAAGTTTCGCGCATGGCTCCCCCAAATTTTATCCTGAACTGCGCCGCGCAAAGGGGGCGCGTCCCGCCCCCTTTTTAAACGGCGCCGCCGGGCCGGCTTCGCACAAAGCCCGCCCGGCAGCCGCACAGCGCTCCCACAGCGGCCCTGCCGCCGTGCTTACAGGTTATACACGTCCGGCTTGTAGCGGGCGATGTTTTGTTTCAAAAATTCAATGGTGGCCGCCAGGCCCTCTTCAAAGGTAAAGGCGGGCGCCCAGCCGGTCAGGGCTTTCAGCTTGGAGGCGTCGCCCAAAAGGCGCTCCACCTCGCTTTTTCCCGGGCGCAGCCGCTGCTCGTCGCACACCACCCGGGCGGCGGGGTTGATCTGCCGGATCAGCTCCTCCGCCAGCTCCCCGATCGAGTGCTCCTCGCCGGTGGCGATGTTCACCTCCTGGCCAACGGCCGCCTCGCACCCCGCCAGGGCCATAAAGCCCGCCGCGGTGTCCTTCACGTAGTTGAAGTCCCGGGTGGGGGCAAGGCTGCCCAGCTTGATCTCGGTGTGTCCGGTGAGCAGCTGGGTGATGATGGTGGGGATCACGGCGCGGGCGCTCTGCCGCGGGCCGTAGGTGTTGAAGGGCCGCACAATGGTCACCGGCAGATCAAAGCTGCGGTAAAAGCTCTCGGCCAGCCGGTCGGCGCCGATCTTGGTGGCCGAATAGGGGCTCTGCCCCTGGTAGGGGTGGTTCTCGTCGATGGGCACATACCGGGCGGTGCCGTACACCTCGCTGGTGCTGGTCACCAAAAGGCGCTTTGTGCCCACCTGGCGCGCCGCATTCAGCACGTTCAGGGTGCCCTTGATGTTGGTGTCCACATAGCTGTCCGGGCTGTGGTAGCTGAACGGGATGGCGATCAGCGCCGCCAAATGATACACCACGTCCTGCCCCTCCATGGCAATGCGCACGCCGTTGGGGTCGCGGATGTCCCCCATGAACACCTCGATCTCGTTTTTGATCTCGGGCGGCAGGCTGTCCAGCCAGCCCCAGGTCCCGAACGAGTTATAATAGCAGAAGGCCTTGACCCTCTCGCCCTTTCTCACCAGCTCCTCGGTCAAATGGCTGCCGATAAAGCCGTCGGCGCCGGTGACCATCACGGTATTGGCCATAATTATAAATCTCCTTTAAATCTCCTTACCAAATGGTTTGCGTAACCAATTTGTTACTAGTATAATATAAACATGCGGTGATTTCAAGGAAAACACAGCCTTTACACCCGGGCGGGCAAACTGTATAATAAACGTTTGGGGCGTGCGCGCGTCCTATAAAAAGGAAAGGGGCGGTTTCAGGGTGAGTTTTCAGAGCTTTTCTTATTTTGCCTTTCTGCCCCTGGTGGCTTTCGCCTATTTAAAGCTTGCTCCCAAACGCTTTCAGACCGGCCTGCTGCTGGCGGCCAGCCTGCTGTTCTATTGGTTCAACCGCCCTTCCGCGGCCCAATACGGCGGGCTGTGGCAGGCGCTGCCCCTTGCCCTGCTCTGTGCAAGCTGCGTGTTTGTGTGGCGCCTCGGGCTGGCCATCCAGGCCGCGGCGCCTCCCCGCAGGGGCCGGCTTTTGGCGTTCGGGGCCGCCCTTTTGCTTTTGGTGCTGGCCCTTTTTAAATATTATAACCTGGTTTTGCCGCTTCTTCCCCTCGCGCCCGGCGCGCTGCACAGCCTGCCCTTTCCGCTGGGCGTCAGCTTTTACACCTTTGCCGCCCTGAGCTACCTGATCGACGTCCGCCGGGGTGATCTGCCCGCAGAGCGCAGCCTCGTCGGCCTGGCGGCCTTTTTGTGCTTTTTCGGCACCATCACCGCCGGGCCGATCTGCCGGGCGCGGCTCATCCTGCCGCAGCTCAAGGCCGAACACCGGTTCGAGGCCGCGCGCACCGTGCGCGCGCTCCAATTGTTCGCGCTGGG
This window of the Oscillospiraceae bacterium genome carries:
- the wcaG gene encoding NAD-dependent dehydratase codes for the protein MANTVMVTGADGFIGSHLTEELVRKGERVKAFCYYNSFGTWGWLDSLPPEIKNEIEVFMGDIRDPNGVRIAMEGQDVVYHLAALIAIPFSYHSPDSYVDTNIKGTLNVLNAARQVGTKRLLVTSTSEVYGTARYVPIDENHPYQGQSPYSATKIGADRLAESFYRSFDLPVTIVRPFNTYGPRQSARAVIPTIITQLLTGHTEIKLGSLAPTRDFNYVKDTAAGFMALAGCEAAVGQEVNIATGEEHSIGELAEELIRQINPAARVVCDEQRLRPGKSEVERLLGDASKLKALTGWAPAFTFEEGLAATIEFLKQNIARYKPDVYNL